One window of Bacteroidota bacterium genomic DNA carries:
- a CDS encoding GNAT family N-acetyltransferase — MDIVVAGPDHLAYAEEICTVIEEAAQARRTGIAKRDPAYVRKKMEDRRAVIALAQVEGHDRPVFAGFCYIEAWTHGKYVANSGLIVHPRFRKLGLARRIKRAIFDLSRERFPDAKIFGITTSLAVMKINADLGYRPVTFSELTQDEVFWKGCQSCPNFDILTRTQRSMCLCTGMLFDSDDLDILDPDEDGETG; from the coding sequence ATCGACATCGTCGTCGCTGGTCCCGACCACCTCGCCTACGCCGAAGAGATCTGCACCGTCATCGAGGAGGCGGCTCAGGCGCGACGTACGGGGATTGCCAAGCGGGATCCAGCCTACGTGCGCAAGAAGATGGAGGACCGCCGCGCCGTGATCGCACTCGCCCAAGTGGAGGGACATGACCGCCCGGTCTTCGCTGGATTCTGCTACATCGAGGCATGGACGCACGGGAAGTACGTCGCCAACTCGGGGCTCATCGTTCACCCGCGCTTCCGCAAGCTCGGCCTCGCCCGGCGCATCAAGCGCGCCATCTTCGACCTCTCCCGCGAGCGCTTCCCCGACGCCAAAATCTTCGGGATCACGACGTCGCTCGCGGTGATGAAGATCAACGCCGACCTTGGCTACCGGCCCGTCACGTTCAGCGAACTCACGCAAGACGAGGTGTTCTGGAAAGGGTGCCAGAGCTGCCCCAACTTCGACATCCTCACGCGCACGCAGCGCTCGATGTGCCTCTGCACGGGCATGCTCTTCGACTCGGACGACCTCGACATTCTCGATCCGGACGAGGACGGCGA